Proteins from one Halogeometricum sp. S1BR25-6 genomic window:
- a CDS encoding sulfatase-like hydrolase/transferase: MHVVLVTAAAVRRDHVRTEDGQVDAALPALGRLAGDSTVFSRAYTSSPDHESTLRAILTSTHPTEDSGKDPTLVDALADAGWEAGLFHGRPDETRSSWGFETPDESSDETVSGRLRASAHRRIADNTVLGGPLASADRLIGSSFGTRVAAPPSHPAADVTERALSWLDETSGPRFLWVHYDTARAPHVPREGTASDGIDVRTATKLGYATANAPDALTEEERATLETLYRGELEHLDRHVGRLFDGIQSRLNVADTVTAFAGTSGCPLGEHGRWYDTSGDFYEESVRVPLFVHGPGFDAEQVEFAASSVDVLPTLAAAAGVERAAQRGGSDLRSFAGRRVTERQVFAAAGTAPAAAMVCNGRWKLSRRLDSGRETLFDHSDDAAERRDRSGENLPVHRALSHALDYFVENRRRRSASTRSPMETKTRS, translated from the coding sequence ATGCACGTCGTCCTCGTCACTGCTGCCGCAGTGCGCCGCGACCACGTCCGCACCGAAGACGGACAGGTCGACGCCGCGCTCCCCGCTCTCGGTCGTCTCGCGGGTGATTCGACGGTGTTTTCGCGAGCGTACACCAGCTCTCCCGACCACGAATCGACGCTCCGAGCGATACTGACCAGTACCCATCCCACCGAGGATAGCGGAAAGGACCCGACACTCGTCGACGCTCTCGCCGACGCCGGCTGGGAGGCGGGTCTCTTCCACGGGCGTCCCGACGAAACGCGTTCGTCTTGGGGGTTCGAGACGCCCGACGAGTCCTCGGACGAGACGGTCTCGGGGCGACTCCGCGCGAGTGCGCATCGGCGGATCGCCGACAACACGGTGCTCGGTGGGCCGCTGGCGTCCGCCGACCGGCTGATCGGGTCGTCGTTCGGGACGCGGGTCGCGGCACCCCCGTCCCATCCCGCCGCGGACGTGACCGAACGCGCGCTCTCGTGGCTGGACGAAACGTCCGGTCCGCGGTTCCTATGGGTGCATTACGATACCGCGCGCGCGCCGCACGTCCCGCGGGAGGGGACCGCGAGCGACGGAATCGACGTCCGGACCGCGACCAAACTCGGCTACGCCACCGCCAACGCGCCCGACGCGCTGACCGAGGAGGAGCGCGCGACGCTGGAAACACTCTACCGGGGAGAACTCGAACACCTCGACCGCCACGTCGGCCGCCTATTCGACGGGATTCAATCGCGCCTCAACGTCGCGGACACCGTGACCGCGTTCGCGGGGACGAGCGGATGCCCGCTGGGCGAACACGGCCGGTGGTACGACACCAGCGGGGACTTCTACGAGGAGTCCGTTCGCGTTCCGCTGTTCGTCCACGGCCCCGGATTCGACGCCGAGCAGGTGGAGTTCGCCGCGTCGTCGGTCGACGTGCTACCGACGCTCGCCGCCGCCGCCGGCGTCGAACGCGCCGCACAGCGCGGCGGTTCGGACCTCCGTTCGTTCGCCGGGCGACGAGTGACCGAACGACAGGTGTTCGCCGCCGCGGGAACCGCGCCTGCGGCCGCGATGGTCTGCAACGGTCGGTGGAAACTGTCTCGGAGACTAGATAGCGGACGGGAGACCCTATTCGACCACAGCGACGACGCCGCCGAACGGCGGGACCGCTCCGGCGAGAATCTTCCCGTGCACCGAGCGCTGTCGCACGCGCTCGATTACTTCGTCGAAAATCGGCGTCGGCGGTCGGCCTCCACGCGGTCGCCTATGGAGACCAAAACTCGGAGTTAA
- a CDS encoding class I SAM-dependent methyltransferase: protein MSGPAHSSETTKSHDARERRLKRWVKQPPVGPNMQYLRDAERLAAVERLGHRDRVLDVASESTVTATLDADDVVRLDFSAAASDTARDVLGDAVDAYEVTEPETPTLPFPDDHFDGAVSIGPYDWKFLDVPGLTAEVHRVTKSDGLYVFSVPTPRSPYAANGDNRFYEPDEALDVVSPNWHLADFDLLFQYPRLLHLGVNALPDRYQERFVDAAERLSEELTERELWRRASYIVLAVRPMKYDSYLERGLEALFRPTAENGFWDEVDDCIIRALTYEFDDDGSLVWSRDESQEWRYAPMALMGAMNWRTSPLGTDEYDAKLRREFEFFDERIESGELPKAMPSYGVGPLLAAYAMAAEVFEEERDDYLASARTLFEHADEAVEFDHAEDSLALYGATYLHEAVPDDERVEAFVDRGLWEISDRRTPEGLYGFDNHTTRRHQNQMYTCWAVARAIEVTGKTGYLGDLEDVLDYTVENRMREDGAFVWEDWPLHARLYGELRGKLTTGTPYWHYLYECHQTFFVNAVAHYDAAGGEKEYTHEVRRAMAWIFETNGTGHDLVDISEIGVPMRQVTTDDRMDNRQFTNGWRDQQYKGTYEVGSYVMALTHLLDGTVS, encoded by the coding sequence ATGTCAGGACCTGCTCACTCCTCCGAGACGACGAAGTCGCACGACGCCCGAGAACGCCGGCTCAAGCGGTGGGTGAAACAGCCCCCCGTCGGCCCCAACATGCAGTACCTCCGGGACGCGGAGCGTCTGGCCGCCGTCGAGCGTCTCGGTCACCGCGACCGAGTGCTCGACGTCGCCTCCGAGTCGACGGTGACGGCGACCCTCGACGCGGACGACGTCGTCCGACTCGACTTCTCGGCCGCCGCAAGCGACACCGCGCGCGACGTACTCGGGGACGCGGTGGACGCCTACGAAGTGACCGAACCCGAAACCCCGACGCTGCCGTTCCCCGACGACCACTTCGACGGGGCGGTCTCTATCGGCCCGTACGACTGGAAGTTCCTCGACGTGCCGGGTCTCACGGCGGAGGTTCACCGGGTCACGAAGTCCGACGGCCTCTACGTCTTCTCCGTTCCCACCCCCCGCTCTCCCTACGCCGCCAACGGGGACAACCGCTTTTACGAACCCGACGAGGCGCTCGACGTCGTTTCGCCGAACTGGCACCTCGCCGACTTCGACCTGCTGTTCCAGTATCCCCGTCTACTCCATCTCGGCGTCAACGCCCTCCCCGACCGGTACCAAGAGCGGTTCGTCGACGCGGCCGAACGTCTCTCCGAGGAGTTGACCGAACGCGAACTGTGGCGGCGGGCGTCGTACATCGTCCTCGCCGTGCGCCCGATGAAGTACGACTCCTACCTCGAACGGGGGTTGGAGGCGCTGTTCCGGCCGACCGCCGAGAACGGCTTCTGGGACGAGGTGGACGACTGCATCATCCGCGCGCTGACGTACGAGTTCGACGACGACGGCTCGCTCGTGTGGTCCCGCGACGAGAGCCAGGAGTGGCGCTACGCTCCGATGGCGCTGATGGGCGCGATGAACTGGCGAACGTCGCCGCTCGGCACCGACGAGTACGACGCGAAACTCCGGCGCGAGTTCGAGTTCTTCGACGAACGCATCGAATCGGGGGAACTCCCCAAGGCGATGCCGAGTTACGGGGTCGGTCCCCTCCTCGCCGCGTACGCGATGGCCGCGGAGGTGTTCGAGGAGGAACGGGACGACTACCTCGCGTCTGCGCGCACCCTCTTCGAACACGCCGACGAGGCGGTCGAGTTCGACCACGCCGAGGACAGTCTCGCCCTCTACGGCGCGACGTACCTCCACGAGGCGGTTCCCGACGACGAACGCGTGGAGGCGTTCGTCGACCGCGGCCTCTGGGAGATATCCGATCGCCGGACTCCGGAGGGGTTGTACGGCTTCGACAACCACACGACCCGCCGCCACCAGAACCAGATGTACACCTGCTGGGCCGTCGCGCGCGCGATCGAGGTGACCGGAAAGACCGGCTACCTCGGCGACCTGGAGGACGTTCTCGACTACACCGTCGAGAACCGAATGCGCGAGGACGGCGCGTTCGTCTGGGAGGACTGGCCCCTGCACGCCCGCCTGTACGGGGAACTGCGCGGCAAACTCACGACCGGAACGCCGTACTGGCACTACCTCTACGAGTGCCACCAGACGTTCTTCGTCAACGCCGTCGCCCACTACGACGCCGCGGGCGGCGAGAAGGAGTACACACACGAGGTGCGCCGCGCGATGGCGTGGATATTCGAGACAAACGGAACCGGGCATGACCTCGTCGATATCTCCGAAATCGGCGTTCCGATGCGGCAGGTGACGACCGACGACCGGATGGACAATCGTCAGTTCACGAACGGATGGCGCGACCAGCAGTACAAGGGCACCTACGAGGTGGGGTCGTACGTGATGGCGTTGACGCACCTCCTCGACGGAACGGTTTCGTGA
- a CDS encoding metal-dependent hydrolase, which produces MWPWGHLAFAYVLYSSYVRLRYRLAPEWPGVLLAVLGSQAPDLIDKPLGWSLHVLPGGRTLAHSLFFGTAVVLLVAGLLRRYDLPGGAAFAIGYYSHLMGDSYQSLLSGRVEGLTFLLWPLFPVRGSEPSVGIIQYLLSAQIDGQLVFELLFAALVVVWWLLDGAPGLAAAWNAVRRRLVRPAS; this is translated from the coding sequence ATGTGGCCCTGGGGACACCTCGCCTTCGCGTACGTCCTCTACTCCTCGTACGTGCGCCTCCGCTATCGACTCGCCCCCGAGTGGCCGGGCGTCCTGCTCGCGGTACTCGGTTCGCAGGCACCCGACCTGATCGACAAACCGCTCGGGTGGTCATTACACGTACTGCCGGGTGGGCGGACGCTCGCCCACTCGCTGTTCTTCGGGACGGCCGTCGTCCTCCTCGTCGCCGGTCTCCTCCGACGGTACGACCTGCCGGGCGGGGCCGCCTTCGCCATCGGTTACTACTCGCATCTGATGGGAGATAGCTACCAAAGCCTCCTTTCCGGCCGAGTCGAGGGTCTGACGTTCCTCCTGTGGCCCCTCTTTCCCGTTCGAGGATCGGAGCCGTCCGTCGGAATCATTCAGTATCTGCTGAGCGCGCAGATCGACGGTCAACTGGTCTTCGAGTTGCTCTTCGCCGCCCTCGTCGTCGTCTGGTGGCTGCTCGACGGCGCGCCCGGACTGGCGGCCGCCTGGAACGCCGTACGCCGCCGACTCGTCCGACCGGCGAGCTGA
- a CDS encoding glycosyltransferase family 4 protein — protein sequence MRICMLLNAVYPTDIRLDKEVKSLTADGHTVFILSEADKGLPDREEVGSATVIRRPFQAAYAGLDGIFAGARTLTTGVVESWMQALAEIVPAEGIEALHAHDLPMVHTALAAGERHDLPVVADLHENWPEAVKQYRRGNSFRSLTNLRYLADRMTRPVFRWKRIERDAVRRADRVVTVTEEAADHYVENCGADRSKVDVVSNYVSMEAFGNPNLRDVGFEDEFVVSYVGTLGGPHRGLDAVVRAMPAVLDRVPNARLLVVGNGEEYRRRLESLVSELGVADHVTFTGRVPFEDVPSYIAASDVCLVPHQSTGHTETTVPHKLFQYMAMSRPVVVTDVAPLRRIVRETDAGMVVRPDDPAGFALAFVELAEDEARARTLGKNGRRAVEETYNWERTGRTLCECYRKLQDGADACERNTELSTV from the coding sequence ATGCGCATCTGTATGCTCCTGAACGCGGTCTACCCGACAGACATCCGTCTCGACAAGGAGGTGAAGTCGCTGACCGCCGACGGACACACCGTGTTCATCCTGTCGGAGGCCGACAAGGGGCTTCCCGACCGGGAAGAGGTCGGGTCGGCGACCGTCATCCGTCGTCCCTTCCAGGCCGCCTACGCGGGTCTCGACGGCATCTTCGCCGGCGCGCGCACTCTCACCACCGGCGTCGTCGAGTCATGGATGCAGGCGCTGGCCGAAATCGTACCGGCGGAGGGAATCGAGGCGCTTCACGCACACGACCTCCCGATGGTCCACACCGCCCTCGCCGCGGGCGAGCGACACGACCTCCCCGTCGTCGCGGACCTCCACGAGAACTGGCCGGAGGCCGTCAAGCAGTACCGCCGGGGCAATTCGTTCCGGTCGCTCACCAACCTCCGATACCTGGCCGACCGGATGACTCGACCGGTGTTCCGCTGGAAGCGAATCGAACGCGACGCCGTCCGGAGGGCCGACAGGGTCGTCACGGTGACCGAGGAGGCGGCGGACCACTACGTCGAGAACTGCGGCGCCGACCGCTCGAAGGTTGACGTCGTCTCGAACTACGTCTCGATGGAGGCGTTCGGGAACCCGAACCTCCGGGACGTAGGGTTCGAAGACGAGTTCGTCGTCTCCTACGTCGGAACTCTCGGCGGTCCGCACCGCGGCCTCGACGCGGTGGTTCGTGCGATGCCGGCCGTCCTCGACCGCGTCCCGAACGCGCGTCTCCTCGTCGTAGGCAACGGCGAGGAGTACCGGCGTCGCCTCGAATCGCTCGTCTCCGAACTCGGCGTCGCCGACCACGTCACCTTCACGGGTCGCGTCCCGTTCGAAGACGTCCCGTCCTACATCGCCGCCAGCGACGTCTGTCTGGTCCCGCACCAGTCGACCGGGCACACCGAGACGACGGTCCCGCACAAACTCTTTCAGTACATGGCGATGTCTCGACCCGTCGTCGTCACCGACGTGGCTCCCCTCCGCCGCATCGTCCGCGAGACCGACGCCGGGATGGTCGTCCGGCCCGACGACCCCGCGGGGTTCGCGCTCGCGTTCGTGGAGTTGGCCGAGGACGAAGCGCGCGCGAGAACGCTCGGGAAGAACGGTCGCCGCGCCGTCGAAGAGACGTACAACTGGGAGCGGACGGGACGGACGCTCTGTGAGTGTTATCGAAAGCTACAGGACGGGGCCGATGCGTGCGAGCGGAACACCGAACTCTCGACGGTCTGA
- a CDS encoding HalOD1 output domain-containing protein: MRAQIEQWWEQRIDREDGAKSYHIAYEHSELVSTNVVLSIAAIEGVEPTGLPPLGAAVDPDALDDLIGEGEMCGSISFRYAGYEVTIHSDGRLEVVSVRDLPSRGCGS; the protein is encoded by the coding sequence ATGAGAGCGCAGATCGAACAGTGGTGGGAGCAGCGTATCGACCGCGAGGACGGAGCCAAGTCGTATCACATCGCGTACGAGCACTCCGAACTCGTCAGCACGAACGTCGTTTTGAGTATCGCGGCAATCGAGGGCGTTGAACCCACGGGACTCCCGCCGCTGGGGGCGGCGGTGGACCCCGACGCGCTGGACGACCTCATCGGCGAAGGCGAGATGTGCGGGTCCATCTCGTTTCGCTACGCCGGCTACGAGGTGACGATTCACAGCGACGGCCGCCTGGAAGTCGTCTCGGTCAGGGACCTGCCGAGCCGAGGGTGCGGAAGCTGA
- the glmM gene encoding phosphoglucosamine mutase, with product MFGTSGIRGPVGETVTADLALRIGQALAVDAERVVLGRDARVTGDVLADALSAGLRECGADVVRVGVAATPTIARSVEWFGADAGVAVTASHNPAPDNGIKLWTQSGQAFSPERNNRIEERVESGGLAPADWDGFGREHAETDAVERHTDAVVDAFETMAGVDAVVDLGNGTGRVTVDALYELDATVNTLNAQQDGTFPARKSEPNAETLTTLRQTVPATDADFGIAHDGDSDRMVAVSDTGAYVPGDALLALFARDVVSEGDSVAVPVDTSLLVADVVAEAGGEVTYTPVGDVFVAEAVSRPGFVFGGEPSGAWIWPDQTLAPDGNYAALRLADLVRRKGPLSEQVADLDVSRYTTRRLNLSVDDKAGAMRTLAEALTDAYENVDTTDGVRVETDSGWFLVRASGTEPLIRVTAEARAESDADELVSEVKSIIQAEGIES from the coding sequence ATGTTTGGAACGAGCGGTATCCGCGGACCCGTCGGTGAGACGGTGACGGCGGACCTCGCACTCCGCATCGGACAGGCGCTCGCCGTCGACGCCGAGCGGGTCGTTCTGGGTCGGGACGCGCGCGTTACGGGGGACGTCCTCGCGGACGCCCTCAGCGCCGGACTCCGCGAGTGCGGGGCCGACGTGGTTCGCGTCGGCGTCGCCGCGACGCCGACCATCGCGCGGAGCGTCGAGTGGTTCGGCGCGGACGCAGGCGTCGCGGTCACCGCCTCGCACAACCCGGCGCCCGACAACGGTATCAAACTCTGGACGCAGTCCGGACAGGCGTTCTCCCCCGAGCGGAACAACCGCATCGAAGAGCGGGTGGAGTCGGGCGGTCTCGCGCCCGCGGATTGGGACGGGTTCGGCCGCGAGCACGCGGAGACGGACGCCGTCGAACGGCACACCGACGCGGTGGTCGACGCGTTCGAGACGATGGCGGGCGTCGATGCCGTCGTGGACCTCGGCAACGGGACCGGTCGCGTCACCGTCGACGCCCTCTACGAGTTGGACGCAACCGTGAACACGCTCAACGCGCAGCAAGACGGAACGTTTCCCGCGCGCAAGAGCGAACCCAACGCCGAGACGCTCACGACGCTCCGTCAGACCGTCCCCGCGACTGACGCGGACTTCGGTATCGCCCACGACGGCGACTCCGACCGCATGGTCGCCGTCTCCGACACCGGGGCGTACGTCCCCGGTGACGCCCTCCTCGCCCTCTTCGCGCGCGACGTGGTGTCGGAGGGCGACTCCGTGGCCGTCCCCGTCGACACCAGCCTCCTCGTCGCCGACGTGGTGGCCGAGGCGGGCGGCGAGGTGACGTACACCCCCGTCGGCGACGTGTTCGTCGCGGAGGCCGTCTCCCGACCCGGATTCGTCTTCGGGGGCGAGCCGAGCGGCGCGTGGATCTGGCCCGACCAGACGCTCGCTCCCGATGGAAACTACGCGGCGCTTCGCCTCGCGGATCTCGTCCGTCGGAAGGGACCGCTCTCCGAACAGGTCGCGGACCTCGACGTCTCCCGCTACACCACCCGTCGGCTGAACCTCTCCGTCGACGACAAGGCGGGGGCGATGCGGACGCTCGCCGAAGCGCTCACCGACGCGTACGAGAACGTCGATACGACCGACGGAGTGCGTGTCGAGACAGACTCGGGTTGGTTCCTCGTTCGCGCCAGCGGTACCGAACCGCTGATTCGCGTCACCGCCGAA
- a CDS encoding PQQ-dependent sugar dehydrogenase — MAVLLAFVTLTSSITAGVVFAAGPAAAHGDHTDGGGSDGSDEWAADSDSFRKETVISGLNQPMETVFLPDGRMLVIQKGGEIVIYDPGTEESETYLDLREIDSVESNRERGLLGIALANDFDESGEFYVYYSRLDDPDAADPANSEPENVLARFTHVENDGGTTSRADPASREVLWRNEIHTGSDIACCHLGGGLDVGPDGKVYIGTGDEYDNAQWAQDLSRPDGKIIRLNPDGSIPEDNPFAGDGDPDTLGEIWAYGLRNPYRINFAQNGELYIGEVGGNNRYDAAEDIHLGEKGANYGWPDCEGVCENPDYNDPIFSYLHGETPGGANDDPSGDGYGAAVTVGPVYGADMFPEEYDNVLFYSDYNDRLIKYLVLSDDGTEVVAGPYNFDKGTGALVSTKVGPDGALYGTQLGRGQIVRYVYESGNKAPQVDSASATPESGAAPLDVTFDASASDPEGDDLSYTWHFGDGETASGASISHTYDEQGSYEPYVEVSDGTTAVDSEPVPVSVGGAPEMTLNPSGDVSARGGEDVTLSADVTDVEDGRLSGEDIEWEVSLAHNTHRHPQTSETGESITYTVPATGHATTGVVAYEVNVTATDSDGLQTTKSVTIEPEEVDVTLASQPEGVNVSVGGVPESTADGGYTFDTMIGYRHSLSAPESVCREGTSYEFDGWSDGATDSDRTYTVPTADATLTAQYAEVGTCGGVAEENAPPEIGDIPAIEYTGEEVTVDVTEYATDPDGDEVDPSSVAIVEGAEEGSATSNGDGTVTYDTEATSGTDSFAVTVNDTRGGQSAPATVDVTIDVEDGDDGDTTTETETETETESGGGAEDGEDADPSGGDGDVEPDDEDEAPSGGSLDDENDEGGSDDADGEDDSDDGGSSGGSGGGYSGDAGETASFELSNATLSATNVSVGDAVNASAVVANVGDADGATTVDLTVGDETVDARELSLEAGASETVTLSHSFEESGTYELSLGGRSVGNVTVTDATGANASDEGDGSSSVSTAQTAGGDENGTADSEGGDGDAETAAVTDEATVTATETGADPTATGETNSGTPGFGPVVALLSVFLGAAAFARRRRT, encoded by the coding sequence GTGGCGGTGCTGTTGGCGTTCGTCACGCTCACGTCCTCGATTACCGCAGGCGTCGTCTTCGCCGCCGGACCGGCGGCGGCGCACGGCGACCACACAGACGGCGGCGGTAGCGACGGTTCGGACGAGTGGGCGGCCGACTCCGACTCCTTCCGCAAGGAGACGGTCATCTCGGGGCTGAACCAACCGATGGAGACGGTGTTCCTGCCCGACGGACGGATGCTCGTCATCCAGAAGGGCGGGGAGATAGTCATCTACGACCCGGGGACCGAGGAGTCCGAAACGTACCTCGACCTCCGAGAGATCGACAGCGTCGAGTCCAATCGCGAGCGAGGGCTCCTCGGTATCGCACTGGCGAACGACTTCGATGAGAGCGGCGAGTTCTACGTCTACTACTCGCGCCTCGACGACCCGGACGCGGCCGACCCCGCGAATAGCGAACCGGAGAACGTCCTCGCGCGGTTCACCCACGTTGAGAACGACGGGGGAACGACCAGTCGCGCCGACCCCGCGAGTCGGGAGGTGCTCTGGCGAAACGAGATACACACCGGTTCGGACATCGCCTGCTGTCACCTCGGCGGCGGCCTCGACGTCGGCCCCGACGGAAAGGTGTACATCGGGACCGGCGACGAGTACGACAACGCCCAGTGGGCGCAGGACCTCTCCCGACCCGACGGAAAGATCATCCGCCTGAACCCCGACGGCTCCATTCCCGAAGACAACCCGTTCGCCGGCGACGGCGACCCCGACACTCTCGGAGAGATATGGGCGTACGGCCTCCGAAACCCGTATCGAATCAACTTCGCGCAGAACGGCGAACTCTACATCGGCGAGGTCGGCGGGAACAACCGCTACGACGCCGCCGAAGACATCCACCTCGGCGAGAAGGGCGCCAACTACGGTTGGCCCGACTGCGAGGGCGTCTGCGAGAATCCCGACTACAACGACCCCATCTTCTCGTACTTACACGGCGAGACGCCCGGCGGCGCGAACGACGACCCGTCCGGCGACGGCTACGGCGCCGCGGTCACCGTCGGCCCCGTCTACGGCGCCGACATGTTCCCCGAGGAGTACGACAACGTCCTGTTCTACAGCGACTACAACGACCGACTCATCAAGTACCTCGTGCTGAGCGACGACGGGACGGAGGTCGTCGCCGGTCCCTACAACTTCGACAAAGGGACGGGCGCCCTCGTCTCGACCAAGGTCGGACCCGACGGCGCCCTCTACGGGACGCAATTGGGGCGGGGACAGATCGTTCGCTACGTCTACGAATCCGGGAACAAGGCGCCGCAGGTCGACTCCGCGAGCGCGACGCCCGAGAGCGGCGCCGCACCCCTCGACGTGACGTTCGACGCGAGCGCGTCGGACCCCGAGGGCGACGACCTGAGTTACACGTGGCACTTCGGCGACGGCGAGACGGCGAGCGGTGCGAGCATTTCTCACACGTACGACGAGCAGGGGTCCTACGAACCCTACGTCGAGGTGAGCGACGGGACGACGGCGGTGGACTCCGAACCCGTCCCGGTCAGCGTCGGCGGCGCACCCGAGATGACGCTGAATCCCTCCGGCGACGTGAGCGCGCGCGGGGGCGAGGACGTCACGCTGTCGGCCGACGTGACCGACGTCGAGGACGGACGGCTCTCAGGGGAGGATATCGAGTGGGAGGTCAGCCTCGCCCACAACACGCACCGACACCCGCAGACGTCCGAGACGGGCGAGTCGATAACGTACACGGTGCCGGCGACGGGTCACGCGACGACGGGTGTCGTCGCCTACGAAGTCAACGTGACGGCCACCGACTCCGACGGACTGCAGACGACGAAGTCGGTGACCATCGAACCCGAGGAGGTCGACGTCACGCTGGCGAGCCAACCCGAGGGCGTCAACGTCAGCGTCGGCGGCGTGCCGGAGTCGACCGCCGACGGCGGCTACACGTTCGACACGATGATCGGGTACCGGCACAGTCTGTCGGCGCCCGAGTCGGTCTGCCGGGAGGGAACGAGCTACGAGTTCGACGGCTGGAGCGACGGAGCGACCGACTCGGATCGGACGTACACCGTCCCGACCGCCGACGCGACCCTGACCGCGCAGTACGCCGAAGTGGGGACGTGCGGCGGCGTCGCGGAGGAGAACGCTCCGCCCGAAATCGGGGATATCCCCGCGATAGAGTACACCGGCGAAGAGGTGACCGTCGACGTGACCGAGTACGCGACCGACCCCGACGGTGACGAGGTGGACCCGTCGAGCGTCGCGATAGTCGAGGGCGCCGAGGAGGGGTCCGCGACGTCGAACGGCGACGGGACCGTCACGTACGACACCGAGGCCACGTCGGGGACCGACTCGTTCGCCGTCACCGTCAACGACACCCGAGGAGGGCAGTCCGCTCCGGCGACAGTCGACGTGACCATCGACGTCGAAGACGGGGATGACGGCGACACCACGACGGAAACCGAAACTGAAACTGAGACCGAGAGCGGCGGAGGCGCCGAGGACGGGGAGGACGCTGACCCGAGCGGCGGCGACGGGGACGTCGAACCGGACGACGAAGACGAGGCTCCGAGCGGCGGGAGCCTCGACGACGAGAACGACGAGGGCGGGTCCGACGACGCTGACGGCGAAGACGACAGCGACGACGGCGGGTCGTCCGGCGGGTCCGGCGGCGGGTACTCCGGAGACGCCGGCGAGACGGCCTCCTTCGAGCTATCGAACGCGACGCTCTCCGCGACGAACGTCTCGGTCGGTGACGCGGTGAACGCCTCCGCCGTCGTCGCCAACGTCGGCGACGCCGACGGCGCGACCACCGTGGACCTCACCGTCGGCGACGAGACGGTCGACGCCCGCGAACTCTCGCTCGAAGCGGGAGCCAGCGAGACGGTGACGCTGTCGCACTCCTTCGAGGAGTCCGGGACGTACGAACTGTCGCTCGGCGGGCGCTCCGTCGGGAACGTGACCGTCACGGACGCGACGGGGGCGAACGCGTCCGACGAGGGCGACGGGTCGTCGTCCGTCTCGACGGCGCAGACGGCCGGCGGCGACGAAAACGGGACCGCCGACAGCGAGGGCGGCGACGGAGACGCGGAGACGGCCGCGGTGACCGACGAAGCGACGGTCACCGCGACCGAGACCGGCGCCGACCCGACCGCCACCGGCGAGACGAACTCAGGAACGCCCGGATTCGGTCCGGTCGTGGCGCTGCTCTCGGTGTTCCTCGGTGCCGCCGCGTTCGCGCGCCGGCGACGAACGTGA